In Psychrobacter ciconiae, the following are encoded in one genomic region:
- a CDS encoding DpnI domain-containing protein, with amino-acid sequence MTLDFDTHLAKNYQSKSQIARVLTENWLKNNGYCPNCAQSPLVDFANNQPVADFYCQSCLEQFELKSKQAKFSTIINDGAYATMIERIQSESNPSFFFLTYDSWQVTNFLIIPKHFFSSEMIVKRKPLAATARRAGWVGCNIDLRQVPEFGKVFLVKNQQIITKNTVMQQFHQSLFLRKQSKLARGWTLDVWQCLDSLSENFNLNEVYQFADVLQSKHPNNRHIKDKIRQQLQILRDKDVIEFLGRGKYRKRY; translated from the coding sequence ATGACGCTTGATTTTGATACGCATCTTGCCAAAAACTATCAGTCGAAGTCGCAGATTGCCCGCGTATTAACTGAAAACTGGCTAAAAAATAATGGCTATTGTCCTAACTGCGCTCAATCACCTCTGGTTGACTTTGCCAACAATCAACCCGTTGCCGATTTTTATTGCCAAAGCTGTCTTGAGCAATTTGAATTAAAAAGTAAACAAGCAAAATTTAGCACCATCATCAATGATGGCGCTTATGCCACCATGATTGAGCGCATCCAAAGTGAGAGCAACCCAAGCTTTTTCTTTTTAACCTATGATTCATGGCAAGTGACAAATTTTTTAATCATTCCTAAGCACTTTTTTAGCTCTGAAATGATTGTCAAAAGAAAGCCCCTTGCCGCTACCGCTCGCCGCGCCGGTTGGGTAGGCTGCAACATTGATTTACGCCAAGTTCCAGAATTCGGCAAAGTATTTTTGGTCAAAAATCAGCAAATTATTACCAAAAATACGGTCATGCAACAATTTCATCAGTCGTTATTTTTACGAAAACAATCAAAATTGGCGCGTGGCTGGACGCTTGATGTTTGGCAATGTCTTGATAGTCTCAGTGAAAACTTTAATCTCAATGAGGTGTATCAATTTGCCGATGTATTGCAATCAAAACACCCAAACAATCGCCATATTAAAGACAAAATTCGGCAGCAGTTACAAATTTTGCGCGATAAGGACGTGATTGAGTTTTTAGGTCGCGGCAAGTACCGCAAGCGTTACTAA